A stretch of DNA from Terriglobia bacterium:
CCATTATGGAACTGGCGGACAAGCATAGAAACCTGTTCGATTCCCCATCCAGACCGGAGGCCTTAACGCTGCTTTTGATGCGAACCGCATTGCGGATGGGCGACCCGCAAAGCGCCCGGAACGTCGCCGGAATGCTGCCGGCGGATTCCAGCCTTTTCGAAGATGTCGATCTGAATTGGATGGAGGCATCCGCGTATTTCATTTTGCATGACTATCAGGAGGCAGAAAAACCCCTGCAAAAGATGTTTATGTCCCGACGAGCGTCGGCCGACGATAAAGCTGCCGCCGCGTACGGATTGGTCGGAGTGTACGAAAAGGTGAATAACCCGGTTGAGCAACTTCACTTTGCTCTGTGGTTGCAGGCACAACGGGACGGACCTCCAAGCGCACGATCTGTATCAATCCCGACCCGCGTTGAGGATCGCACACTTTACCTGGCATTTTCTGGGTGGGATCTGGCAGCGCTTCTGGACTATCAACTTCCTGTCGATGTTTTGGTTGAGTTTATAAATCGGTACCGGGACCTGCCGCGGTTGGAACTCGTTCGATATGCCGTCGCCGTCCGGAAGGCTCGCGAAGATCGGTATGAGGAAGCTGCTGCGGCTTATGCCGCCATTGGTGCATCCGGCCGTGCCGCCCGCATGCGCCAGGTGGCTGCTTTATTCGATCAGACTAAAGATGCCGGATTCACTAACCAGCAACGTATGGAGGCCGAGTATCGATTCGCCGAGTTTCTGGATAACAATTCCGAACGCGTTTATTTCAACAACAGGCTCTGGGACCACTTTCAGAATGATGCATTGATTGCAGACTCAGACAGCCGGCTTACGCGCGAAGAGCGTGATGCATTTACGTCAGGCGAGCGGGAGTTGCGCGATCTGCAAGAGGAACGCTGGCGCGCTTATCTCGTACTGAATCGGATCGTGGAAGAGAGCGGCCGGAATCCCCTTGGGCGCAAAGCCGCTCAATTAGCTATCCGTTGCCTCAGGGGAATCGCCACTCGACGTTTCGGCCGCGAGCAGGAAATCGCCCAGGCGGATATTCGCCTCTCCAATTGGTTGAAACAGTTGAGCCGTCCCCCTCAACGAGGGCGAATCTAGCCACAACGAACGATCACGTCGTGATCGTTCGTACATATCATCTGTTCGAGAGTGAAACCACAGGAACGAAGAATGGCGGCCGCTCCATCGATGTTCGGAACGAACCAGCAACTTCCGTCGCCGTTCAATGCGCCTTCCACGAAATGCAGGGACGGGACTTGACCGTCGGACATCATAGGTGAATTGAGTTCAAGATTCCTTGCTGCGCGTCGTCTTTCTGTTAGTTTTCGTTGATGATGTCCGGTTGTGATCGTCTGGAAGATCATCGTTTTCGAACAGACAGCACGGGCAGCTTCCAGCGCAACCAGCGGGTGTCGAAGGTGATAGAACAAGCCCATGAATAACACGATGTCAAACTTCCTTCCGAGAGTGGCGACATCGTAAGCAGACAAGCTGCGGAAATCGACATCCAATCCCAATGTATCCGCGGCGAACCGAGCCTGCTCGATTGCTTGCGGTTGTTCTCCCATATCCAGGCCAAGGACGTACCCTGCGCCGAGTTCCTTCAATTTCAGCGAGAAGAAGCCGGAGCTGCAGGCAATATCCAAACAGGATTTTCCCTTAACGTCCGGCAACAGGGTCTCGACAAGTCTCCATCGTGCGAGCGGATACTCAATGCCTGGTTGTGCACCTGAAGGATTGGTCCACACTCCGGAAGCAATTTCGTAGTTGTGAAACCAGGGTTTGAGTTCTTCTATTTTCTGGATGATTCTGCGGAGATCACCCTCTGAGACTCTCTGTGCTGAGTTCAAATGGCAGCCATGGACAGGCTCGATTTTCTTCGGCAGAGTCTCCGAGATCAGAGACTTAAACCAATGTTTAAGCTTCACCGCCGCAATTTGCATAGTAGAGTTCGATTATTCCATTAAAATACGCAAGAAGCTCTATTGATTGTAAAGGAATCAGCAAGCGTCGCTGTTCGGATTCCAAGAGCTTAAAGGCACGAGATAGCCCGGATTATCGACGATGCGTACCGGTCGGCCATGGTCCGCGCCTGCACTGTGTTACCTTGACTCCGATATGAGGCCGGCCAGTAAGGCGCTCCTGCAGATTCATTTCTGTGTTTTCCTCTGGGGTTTCACCGCAATTCTGGGTAAAGCCATCACGTTGTCGGCGTTGCCGCTGGTCTGGTGGCGGATGCTGATTGTTACAGCGGCTTTGGTGATCGTACCGGGATTCTGGCGGGGACTGGCGAAGCTCTCTGGACATTCGGTGGCGGTATATCTGGGAATCGGTCTGGTTGTGGCGATGCACTGGCTGACGTTCTACGGTTCGATCAAGCTGTCGAATGCCTCCGTCGCGGCGACCTGCATGGCATTCACGTCCGTGTTCATTGCATTCTTCGAGCCTTTCATGATCCGGCGGCCATTCGATGTGAGGGAGATATTCTTCGGTCTCGCCATCATTCCCGGCGTCGCGTTACTGGTGGGCGGCACACCGGCACATATGAGGACCGGCCTGGCTGTGGGCGTGCTTTCGGCTTTCCTCGCCGCCATGTTCGGTATCCTGAACAAGCTCTTCATTCATCGCGGGGCGGCGCTGACTATTACCGGGTTGGAAATGGCTGCCGGCGCCATTTGCTTTGCGATCATCGCGCCGATTCTCCCTGCAGCGTCGGTTTTCGTTGTGCCGACCCGTCACGACGCAGTGCTGCTCTTGACGCTTGCTCTGGCTTGCACGCTCGCGCCATTCGCGTTATCGCTGGTTGCTCTCCGTCATATCTCGGCCTTCACGACCGCACTCGCTCTCAACATGGAGCCGGTGTACGCGATCGTGCTGGCGATCCTGATATTCCGGGAGGAACAACAATTGACGCCGGGATTTTATTTAGGCGTCGTCGTTGTTCTCGCCGTTGTTTTCGCTCACTCGGTCGTGAGTTCCCGCGGCGAAAGATCCCCTGTGGGCATCACCCCGAACCTCCAGTAAGTTGATAGATCCGGACATCGGGCGCGTTGTGTCTTCAACAAGTTAAAGATGGCATTGGTATTGCCCCAGCCCTGGACTGGAGGTCCCGATGAAAGACAAGCAGGGTCCGGTTCTCGGAGCCATGACGGCCATGAATCTGATACTCGTTATAGCGTTCGGTTATTCCTTTTTTTCCACGAACAACACGCTTACGGATCGCGTTGCCAGGCTCGAATCCGCGGCGGACAGCCAGGAAGAACGGCAGCACGAATCTTCTAAACAGCAATCTTCCAGAGCGGAATCCGCGAAAGATGAAAAGCAGATGGCCGACATCCTCTCGGATCTCGGCGTCATCAAAGAGAAAATCGGCGTCACTTCCACAGAATTGAAACGCGCGCGCGAAACGGCCCAGTCGCTGAAACGGAAGCAGGAGGAAACGGAAGAACAGCTGGCCAGCCAGCTGGCTTCCAAAGCGGACTCCACGGATATCGACGGCCTGAAGGAAACGACGACGAAATTAGCCGAGGTACAGCAGGATTCGAGCGGCAAGATCGGAAGCGTTTCGGGCGAACTTGCGGGTTTGAAACAGGATCTCGCCGCCACCCGCGAAGACTGGGGACGCCAGCTGACGGACGTCAAGACCGTTCTCAGCGAAGGGATCGCACGGAATTCCGGCGAACTCGCACAGCTGAAGAAGAAAGGTGAGCGGGATTATTTCGAGTTCGATATTCGAAAGAACTCCAAACCGCCGTTTTACCGCGTCGCCGACATTCAGCTTTCGTTGCTGAAAACGGATCCGGGGAAACACAAATACAATGTTGCGATTCAGGTCGATGACAACCGTCTCGAGAAAAAAGACCGGACCGCGAACGAACCGGTCCAGTTCCTGGTCGGCCGCGATCAGCTTCGATATGAAGTCGTGGTCAACTCCGTCGAGAAGGACCACATCCGCGGCTATGTCAGCGCGCCGAAGGACAAAACTCTATCTGCAGAGATTCCGCAGTTCCGGCAGTAGGCGGGAGCCGCCGGATGGTGGCGGCTCCTAACTATCATGACCGACTACAGACAGTTGTCAGTGAAAGTGCTAGGCTGAATCGCCCGTCCAGCGTGAAGCTGCATGGGTCGAAGAGGTTTAGCGTTGTATGTCGACACGCTGGTTTCTGGTGATCGCCTTATCTTTATTATTCGCGGAGCGGTTGTCCGCTCAAACTACACCGACCCCGACGTCCGTGACGCCATCTGCGGTCCTTGCAGGCTCGAGCGATACT
This window harbors:
- a CDS encoding DUF1698 domain-containing protein → MKLKHWFKSLISETLPKKIEPVHGCHLNSAQRVSEGDLRRIIQKIEELKPWFHNYEIASGVWTNPSGAQPGIEYPLARWRLVETLLPDVKGKSCLDIACSSGFFSLKLKELGAGYVLGLDMGEQPQAIEQARFAADTLGLDVDFRSLSAYDVATLGRKFDIVLFMGLFYHLRHPLVALEAARAVCSKTMIFQTITTGHHQRKLTERRRAARNLELNSPMMSDGQVPSLHFVEGALNGDGSCWFVPNIDGAAAILRSCGFTLEQMICTNDHDVIVRCG
- a CDS encoding DMT family transporter; protein product: MRPASKALLQIHFCVFLWGFTAILGKAITLSALPLVWWRMLIVTAALVIVPGFWRGLAKLSGHSVAVYLGIGLVVAMHWLTFYGSIKLSNASVAATCMAFTSVFIAFFEPFMIRRPFDVREIFFGLAIIPGVALLVGGTPAHMRTGLAVGVLSAFLAAMFGILNKLFIHRGAALTITGLEMAAGAICFAIIAPILPAASVFVVPTRHDAVLLLTLALACTLAPFALSLVALRHISAFTTALALNMEPVYAIVLAILIFREEQQLTPGFYLGVVVVLAVVFAHSVVSSRGERSPVGITPNLQ